From one Gammaproteobacteria bacterium genomic stretch:
- the odhB gene encoding 2-oxoglutarate dehydrogenase complex dihydrolipoyllysine-residue succinyltransferase, with translation MAGEVTVPAFPESVKDGTLAAWRKKPGESVSRGEIIADVETDKVVFEVPAAEDGVLDEIVAQEGTTVMSGQVIGRITAGNGKPATAPKSAPAAAAAPKIGAAVMPAARKAAVERGIDVATVAGSGKGGRVLKEDVVKQAEAPTPSPRPVAGAPTPAVVELPSAGSAGRPEKRVPMTRLRKRIAERLVEAQHTAAMLTTFNEVNMQPVMDLRNRYRETFEREHKVKLGFMSFFVKAAIEALKRFPEVNASIDGDDILYHGYQDVGIAVSSPRGLVVPILRDADRLSMADIEMRIKDFGEKAKTAALSLEEITGGTFTITNGGVFGSLVSTPILNPPQSAILGMHKIQDRPVAENDQVVIRPMMYLALSYDHRIVDGREAVRFLVTIKEMLEDPARLLLGV, from the coding sequence ATGGCAGGTGAAGTCACGGTCCCGGCATTTCCCGAATCGGTCAAAGACGGCACGTTAGCCGCCTGGCGCAAGAAGCCGGGCGAGTCCGTCAGTCGCGGCGAAATCATCGCCGACGTCGAGACCGACAAGGTCGTGTTCGAAGTGCCGGCGGCCGAAGACGGCGTGCTCGACGAGATCGTTGCGCAAGAAGGCACGACCGTGATGTCTGGCCAGGTCATCGGCCGCATCACCGCTGGTAACGGCAAGCCAGCAACAGCGCCAAAGTCGGCGCCAGCGGCAGCCGCTGCTCCCAAGATCGGCGCGGCAGTGATGCCAGCGGCACGCAAAGCGGCGGTCGAGCGCGGCATCGATGTCGCTACGGTTGCCGGCAGCGGCAAGGGCGGGCGCGTATTGAAAGAAGACGTAGTGAAGCAGGCGGAAGCACCGACACCATCACCACGGCCAGTCGCCGGCGCACCGACGCCGGCGGTGGTTGAATTGCCGAGCGCCGGCAGCGCCGGTCGCCCGGAGAAGCGCGTACCGATGACGCGGTTGCGTAAGCGTATCGCCGAACGTTTAGTCGAAGCGCAACACACGGCGGCGATGTTGACCACGTTCAACGAGGTCAACATGCAGCCGGTGATGGATCTGCGCAATCGTTACCGCGAGACATTCGAGCGCGAGCACAAGGTGAAGCTTGGCTTCATGTCGTTCTTCGTGAAGGCGGCGATCGAAGCGCTGAAGCGTTTCCCCGAGGTCAACGCATCGATCGACGGTGACGACATTCTTTATCACGGTTATCAAGACGTCGGCATCGCCGTCAGCTCGCCGCGCGGTTTGGTCGTACCGATTCTGCGCGACGCCGATCGGTTATCGATGGCCGACATCGAAATGCGTATCAAAGATTTTGGCGAGAAGGCCAAGACCGCAGCACTGTCGCTGGAAGAGATCACCGGCGGCACGTTCACTATCACCAACGGCGGTGTTTTCGGCTCGCTGGTATCGACGCCGATTTTGAATCCGCCGCAAAGCGCCATCTTGGGTATGCACAAGATCCAAGATCGTCCGGTCGCAGAGAACGATCAGGTGGTGATTCGACCGATGATGTATCTCGCGTTGTCGTACGATCATCGCATCGTCGACGGCCGTGAAGCGGTACGCTTCCTCGTCACGATCAAGGAAATGCTCGAAGACCCGGCGCGTCTGCTGCTCGGTGTTTAA
- a CDS encoding 2-oxoglutarate dehydrogenase E1 component, whose amino-acid sequence MQDTANKNRRPLAPLTPSPLAGSNSAYLEDVYEAYLQDPNSVDPSFRAYFDQLPRVNGSSAETPHSPVRAAFRRLARTPGIVQVNAPAAVAGMAPTDKERKQVKVLQLIDAYRVRGHQRANLDPLGLWRRPEAPDLELHFHGLTPYDFDTMFDTGSLVGPRTATLREILDLLKRTYCGTIGAEYMHITDTAEKRWLQSCLESVHGVPNYPADVKRNLLERLTAAEGLERYLAIKYVGVKRFGLEGGESMIPMLDELIQRSGSYGMKEVVIGMAHRGRLNVLVNVMGKKPSDLFAEFDGKAKSSGDGTGDVKYHLGYSSDVKTPGGPLHLALAFNPSHLEIVGPVVQGSVRARQQRMRDKYGARVMPIVIHGDAAFAGQGVVMESFNMSQSRGYTARGTVHIIVNNQIGFTTSVQQDARSTMYASDVAKMVGAPILHVNADDPEAVMFVTQIALDYRMTFRKDVVIDLVCYRRHGHNEADEPAMTQPIMYQHIRQLPTTRELYAKRLIAESVVDADIARGYANAYQRALDAGDCVVPHFIPREEVGYSYYADWLPYVGKDYPAIVDTRISLDTIRELGERLSSLPEGFELHPQVAKLLEARRKMAAGALAIDWGFAEIMAYATLLKDGFPVRISGQDSGRGTFGHRHAVVYNVKDGAGYVPLRGLYEGQPNFIIINSLLSEEAVLAFEYGYATTDPRTLVIWEGQFGDFVNGAQVVIDQFISAGEQKWNRLAGITLFLPHGYEGQGPEHSSGRPERFLQLCAQNNMIVCAPTTPAQMFHMLRRQMHWHCRKPLIVMTPKSLLRYRLSFSTLEDVTQQSFRPVLPDMDPIDPNGVTRLVLCSGKVYYDLVEKRRERKQTDTAIIRVEQLYPFPHEELSAEMRRYPKAKKFIWCQEEPKNQGAWYTTQHRFRRALPPGIELEYVGRPTMAAPAVGSSDLHTKQLQEFLNEALGSP is encoded by the coding sequence ATGCAAGACACTGCTAATAAGAATCGCCGGCCACTAGCGCCGCTGACCCCGTCGCCGCTAGCGGGCAGCAATTCCGCTTATCTCGAAGACGTCTACGAAGCTTACCTGCAAGACCCCAATTCCGTTGATCCCAGTTTCCGCGCTTACTTCGATCAGCTGCCGCGGGTCAACGGTAGCAGCGCCGAAACGCCGCACTCGCCGGTACGCGCTGCCTTCCGCCGGCTGGCGCGGACGCCGGGGATCGTCCAAGTCAACGCGCCGGCAGCGGTTGCCGGGATGGCGCCGACCGACAAAGAACGCAAGCAAGTCAAAGTCCTACAGCTCATCGACGCCTATCGCGTCCGTGGCCATCAACGTGCCAACCTCGACCCGCTTGGCTTGTGGCGCCGCCCAGAAGCGCCCGATCTGGAACTGCATTTCCACGGTCTGACGCCATACGACTTCGATACCATGTTCGATACCGGCTCACTGGTCGGCCCGCGCACGGCGACGCTGCGAGAAATTCTCGATCTGCTGAAGCGCACCTACTGCGGCACCATCGGCGCCGAGTACATGCATATCACCGACACCGCCGAGAAGCGCTGGCTGCAAAGCTGCTTGGAGAGCGTGCACGGTGTACCGAATTATCCGGCGGACGTGAAGCGCAATTTGCTCGAACGGCTGACGGCGGCGGAAGGATTGGAGCGGTACCTCGCGATCAAATACGTCGGTGTGAAGCGCTTCGGCCTCGAAGGTGGCGAAAGCATGATCCCGATGTTGGACGAGCTGATCCAGCGTAGTGGCTCCTACGGCATGAAGGAAGTCGTCATCGGTATGGCCCATCGCGGTCGGCTGAACGTACTGGTCAACGTCATGGGCAAGAAACCGTCCGACCTGTTCGCCGAGTTCGACGGCAAGGCTAAGTCGAGCGGCGACGGCACCGGCGACGTGAAGTACCACCTCGGCTACTCGTCCGACGTGAAGACGCCGGGTGGCCCGCTGCATCTCGCACTCGCGTTCAACCCATCGCATCTCGAAATCGTCGGCCCGGTCGTACAAGGCTCCGTGCGCGCGCGCCAACAGCGCATGCGCGATAAGTACGGCGCCCGCGTTATGCCGATCGTGATCCACGGCGATGCCGCTTTCGCTGGCCAAGGTGTGGTAATGGAGTCGTTCAACATGTCGCAGTCGCGCGGCTACACCGCGCGCGGCACGGTACACATCATCGTCAACAATCAAATTGGCTTCACTACCAGCGTGCAGCAAGACGCGCGCTCGACGATGTATGCGTCCGATGTCGCCAAAATGGTCGGCGCGCCGATCTTGCACGTGAATGCCGACGATCCGGAAGCGGTGATGTTCGTTACCCAGATCGCGCTCGACTACCGCATGACGTTTCGCAAAGACGTCGTCATCGATCTCGTTTGCTATCGGCGCCATGGCCATAACGAAGCCGACGAGCCGGCGATGACGCAGCCGATCATGTACCAGCACATCCGCCAGCTACCGACGACGCGCGAGCTATATGCCAAGCGGCTCATCGCTGAAAGCGTGGTCGATGCCGATATTGCCCGGGGTTACGCCAACGCGTACCAAAGGGCGTTGGATGCGGGCGATTGCGTGGTGCCGCACTTCATTCCGCGTGAAGAAGTGGGTTACTCGTATTACGCCGACTGGTTGCCCTACGTCGGCAAGGATTACCCGGCGATTGTCGACACCCGCATTTCGCTCGACACGATCCGTGAGCTCGGTGAACGGCTGAGTTCGTTGCCGGAAGGTTTTGAGCTGCACCCGCAAGTCGCCAAGCTCCTCGAGGCGCGGCGCAAGATGGCGGCCGGCGCGTTGGCAATCGATTGGGGCTTCGCCGAAATCATGGCGTATGCGACCTTGCTCAAGGATGGTTTTCCGGTGCGCATCTCCGGACAAGACTCTGGTCGCGGCACTTTCGGTCATCGGCACGCCGTGGTCTACAACGTCAAAGACGGCGCCGGTTATGTACCGTTGCGTGGTCTATACGAGGGTCAGCCGAACTTCATCATCATCAACTCGCTGTTATCCGAGGAAGCGGTGTTGGCGTTCGAGTACGGTTACGCAACCACCGATCCGAGGACGTTAGTAATTTGGGAAGGCCAGTTCGGTGACTTCGTCAACGGCGCCCAGGTGGTGATCGATCAGTTCATCAGCGCTGGCGAGCAAAAATGGAACCGTCTGGCCGGCATCACCTTGTTCCTGCCGCACGGCTACGAAGGCCAAGGCCCGGAGCATTCGTCCGGCCGACCCGAACGCTTTCTCCAGCTCTGTGCGCAGAACAACATGATCGTGTGCGCGCCGACGACGCCGGCGCAGATGTTCCATATGCTGCGTCGACAAATGCATTGGCACTGTCGCAAGCCGCTGATCGTGATGACGCCGAAGAGCTTGCTGCGCTATCGCCTGTCGTTCAGTACGCTCGAAGATGTAACGCAGCAAAGTTTCCGGCCGGTGCTGCCCGATATGGATCCGATCGATCCGAACGGGGTCACACGTCTGGTCCTCTGCAGCGGCAAGGTGTACTACGACTTGGTCGAGAAGCGGCGTGAGCGCAAGCAAACCGATACGGCGATCATCCGCGTCGAGCAGCTTTATCCGTTCCCGCACGAAGAGCTGTCGGCCGAGATGCGGCGTTATCCGAAGGCGAAGAAGTTCATCTGGTGCCAGGAAGAACCGAAGAACCAGGGCGCTTGGTACACGACGCAACATCGTTTCCGTCGGGCATTGCCGCCGGGCATTGAACTCGAATACGTCGGCCGGCCGACGATGGCGGCGCCGGCCGTCGGCAGTTCCGATTTGCACACAAAACAACTTCAAGAATTTCTCAACGAGGCGCTCGGGTCGCCGTAA
- a CDS encoding thiol:disulfide interchange protein DsbA/DsbL, with translation MKSRFVALLSLLLIPVTGVLAQELSPSQYKTLPARIEVETSGPKVEVREFFWYGCMHCNALEPTIQNWLKHKPANVAFVRTPATFGRWALHAQAYYAFEALDALDKLHSAMFYEIHEKKRRLDSEEAIAEFAAEHGIPAAKFTEAFNSFGVRLKLEKAKHLAEAAGIDSVPTLLVDGRWVTSPELAGGGEAALKVVDQLVAKVAKERPSASKAKPKSKATKSSKGS, from the coding sequence ATGAAGAGTCGTTTCGTCGCGTTGTTGTCGTTATTGCTTATCCCGGTCACGGGGGTGTTGGCGCAAGAATTATCGCCCTCGCAGTACAAGACGTTGCCGGCGCGCATCGAGGTCGAAACCAGCGGTCCCAAGGTCGAGGTACGCGAGTTCTTCTGGTACGGCTGCATGCATTGCAACGCCCTCGAACCCACTATTCAGAACTGGCTCAAACACAAGCCGGCGAACGTTGCTTTCGTTCGGACGCCGGCGACCTTCGGCCGTTGGGCGCTGCACGCACAGGCGTATTACGCGTTCGAGGCGCTGGATGCGCTCGATAAGCTGCATTCGGCTATGTTCTATGAAATCCACGAAAAGAAACGTCGACTCGACAGCGAAGAAGCCATTGCCGAATTCGCCGCCGAGCACGGTATTCCGGCAGCGAAGTTTACCGAGGCGTTCAATTCGTTTGGCGTACGCCTGAAGCTGGAAAAGGCTAAGCATCTGGCCGAAGCGGCGGGCATCGATTCGGTGCCGACGCTGCTGGTCGACGGTCGATGGGTCACCTCGCCGGAATTGGCGGGTGGCGGCGAAGCGGCGTTAAAAGTGGTTGATCAACTCGTGGCTAAGGTAGCCAAGGAGCGTCCGAGTGCGAGCAAGGCTAAGCCAAAGAGCAAAGCGACCAAGTCGAGCAAAGGAAGTTAA
- a CDS encoding LON peptidase substrate-binding domain-containing protein, whose translation MSAVAELPLFCLPTVLFPGGRMELRVFEKRYLDMITACLKANRPFGICLIKRGNEVGTAADPQEIGTFAHLLDIDINQPGILHAVVRGGDRFRIRRTRVQKDQLLLAEVDPLPETTSPMPAHHGRLLEALKRVLEQAGAATYFAPPQLDDAAWVSGRLAELLPLPLGLKQALLELDDINRRLDVLAELFPAPPPERVSP comes from the coding sequence ATAAGCGCCGTGGCCGAGCTGCCGCTATTTTGTTTGCCAACCGTACTGTTTCCGGGAGGTCGTATGGAGCTGCGCGTGTTCGAGAAGCGCTACCTCGATATGATCACCGCCTGCCTCAAGGCCAACCGGCCGTTTGGGATTTGCTTGATCAAGCGCGGCAACGAAGTCGGCACCGCCGCCGATCCGCAGGAAATCGGTACGTTCGCCCACTTGCTCGATATCGACATTAACCAACCAGGCATCCTGCACGCGGTCGTCCGCGGTGGCGACCGTTTTCGAATTCGCCGTACGCGCGTGCAGAAGGATCAGCTGTTGCTGGCCGAAGTCGATCCGTTGCCGGAGACGACCTCGCCAATGCCGGCGCACCACGGGCGTTTGCTGGAAGCGCTCAAGCGCGTGCTCGAGCAAGCCGGCGCGGCGACGTACTTCGCACCGCCCCAACTCGACGACGCCGCCTGGGTTAGTGGCCGCTTAGCGGAACTGTTACCCCTACCGCTCGGTCTCAAGCAGGCGTTGCTCGAGCTCGATGACATCAACCGTCGGCTCGATGTGCTAGCTGAGCTGTTTCCGGCGCCGCCGCCGGAGCGTGTTAGCCCATAG
- the mpl gene encoding UDP-N-acetylmuramate:L-alanyl-gamma-D-glutamyl-meso-diaminopimelate ligase — MHLHIAGIGGTFMAGVALLARALGHKVTGSDQGLYPPMSTQLAEQGIDVRNGYEPAHLTPTPDVVVIGNALSRGNPLVEAVLDRDIPYVSGAQWVAEHVLQHRWVLAVAGTHGKTTTSSMLAWILEYAGLRPGFLIGGVPANFGVSARFTDSRYFVIEADEYDTAFFDKRSKFVHYRPRTAVLNNLEYDHADIFPDLDAIKRQFHHLVRIVPASGRLIVNANDGNIADTLRLGCWSPVERFGAGSDWSATLLAADGSHFRVHAHGRDVGDVRWSLYGEHNVENALAALAAAHHAGVPIERGLAALTAFRNARRRLELRGEAKGISVYDDFAHHPTAIRVTLAALRARIGNGRLIAALEPRSNTMKLGVHRDTLAESLAGADRVALLRPTGLSWDIGEVASALGNRGAVYDNTNDLLEALVTELKPGDHVLLMSNGSFDNLHLRLLERLRG, encoded by the coding sequence ATGCACCTGCATATCGCCGGAATCGGTGGAACGTTCATGGCCGGTGTCGCGCTGTTGGCGCGTGCGCTCGGTCATAAAGTGACCGGCTCGGATCAAGGCTTGTATCCGCCGATGAGCACGCAGCTCGCCGAGCAAGGGATCGATGTCCGCAACGGTTACGAGCCGGCGCATTTAACGCCGACGCCGGATGTCGTTGTGATCGGTAACGCGCTATCGCGCGGCAACCCGCTGGTGGAAGCGGTGCTCGATCGCGACATTCCTTATGTCTCCGGCGCGCAATGGGTCGCCGAGCACGTGTTGCAGCATCGCTGGGTGTTGGCCGTCGCCGGCACTCACGGCAAGACCACGACCAGCTCGATGCTGGCGTGGATTCTCGAATACGCCGGGCTTCGTCCGGGGTTTCTCATCGGCGGTGTACCGGCGAATTTCGGTGTGTCGGCGCGCTTCACCGATTCGCGCTACTTCGTCATCGAAGCCGATGAGTACGACACCGCGTTCTTCGACAAGCGTTCGAAGTTCGTGCATTACCGACCGCGCACCGCCGTGCTCAATAACCTCGAGTACGACCACGCCGATATCTTTCCGGATCTCGATGCCATCAAGCGCCAGTTCCATCACTTGGTACGCATCGTCCCCGCCAGTGGTCGCCTGATCGTCAACGCTAACGACGGCAACATCGCCGATACGCTGCGCCTCGGCTGCTGGTCGCCGGTCGAACGTTTCGGTGCCGGTAGCGACTGGTCGGCGACGTTACTCGCGGCCGACGGTTCCCATTTCCGCGTGCACGCGCATGGGCGCGATGTTGGCGACGTGCGTTGGAGTTTGTATGGTGAGCATAACGTCGAGAACGCCCTGGCGGCGCTGGCGGCGGCGCACCACGCCGGCGTGCCGATCGAGCGTGGCTTGGCGGCGCTGACAGCGTTTCGTAATGCGCGCCGGCGCTTGGAGTTGCGCGGCGAAGCGAAAGGCATCTCGGTCTATGACGACTTCGCGCATCATCCGACGGCGATTCGAGTCACGTTGGCGGCATTGCGCGCCCGTATCGGCAACGGCCGGCTCATCGCGGCGCTCGAACCGCGCTCGAATACGATGAAGCTGGGCGTGCACCGCGACACCTTGGCCGAGTCGCTGGCCGGCGCCGATCGCGTGGCGCTGCTGCGGCCGACCGGTTTGTCGTGGGATATCGGTGAAGTTGCCAGTGCGCTGGGTAACCGCGGTGCGGTGTACGACAACACCAATGATTTGCTGGAAGCCCTCGTGACCGAGCTTAAGCCCGGCGATCACGTCCTCCTCATGAGCAACGGAAGCTTCGACAATCTGCACCTGCGATTGCTCGAACGCCTACGCGGATAA